The Odocoileus virginianus isolate 20LAN1187 ecotype Illinois chromosome 3, Ovbor_1.2, whole genome shotgun sequence genome includes a window with the following:
- the ARRDC2 gene encoding arrestin domain-containing protein 2 isoform X3, with protein sequence MRPGGVRSFALELARGPDDAYRGGERLCGRVLLEVAAPLRVLALEVAARGGAVTHWLEGRSVGVNAVSSDYAAAETYLRRRQLLLRGTGETTTLPPGRHEFPFSFQLPPTLVTSFEGKHGSVRYCIKATLHRPWVPARRTRKVFTVIEPVDINTPALLAPQAGAREKIARSWYSNHGLVSLSAKIDRKGYTPGEVIPVFAEIDNGSTRPVLPRAAVVQTQTFMARGARKQKRTVVASLSGEPVGPGRRALWQGRALRIPPVGPSILHCRVLHVDYALKVCVDIPGSSKLLLELPLVIGTIPLHPFGSRSSSVGSHASFLMDWGLGVLPERPEAPPEYSEVVPDEEVAAMEQSLLPLLQDPDVSMEGPFFAYIQEFRYRPPPLYSEEDPNPPSEARRPRCMTC encoded by the exons ATGCGCCCTGGGGGCGTGCGCAGCTTCGCGCTGGAGCTGGCGCGGGGCCCGGACGACGCGTACCGCGGCGGCGAGCGCCTGTGCGGCCGGGTGCTGCTGGAGGTGGCGGCGCCGCTGCGGGTGCTAGCGCTCGAGGTGGCGGCGCGCGGCGGGGCGGTCACGCACTGGCTCGAGGGCCGAAGCGTGGGTGTCAACGCCGTGTCCAGCGACTACGCGGCCGCCGAGACGTACCTGCGACGGCGGCAGCTGCTGCTCCGAG GCACTGGAGAGACCACAACGCTGCCTCCTGGGCGTCATGAATTCCCATTCAGCTTCCAGCTGCCACC gaCGCTAGTGACTTCCTTTGAAGGCAAACACGGCAGTGTCAGATACTGCATCAAAGCCACCCTCCACCGGCCCTGGGTCCCTGCCCGTCGGACGAGGAAGGTGTTTACTGTCATTGAGCCTGTGGACATCAACACACCGGCTCTCCTG GCCCCTCAAGCCGGAGCTCGGGAAAAGATCGCCCGATCCTGGTACAGTAACCACGGCCTTGTCTCCCTCTCAGCCAAGATCGACCGCAAGGGCTACACTCCAG GTGAAGTGATCCCTGTCTTCGCTGAGATCGACAACGGCTCCACGCGCCCCGTGCTGCCTCGGGCAGCCGTGGTCCAGACCCAGACCTTCATGGCACGAGGTGCCCGCAAACAGAAGCGAACCGTGGTGGCTAGTCTCTCGGGGGAGCCTGTGGGCCCCGGGCGGCGGGCACTGTGGCAAGGCCGGGCTCTGCGGATCCCTCCTGTGGGTCCTTCCATCTTGCACTGTCGCGTGTTACACGTGGACTACGCCCTCAAG GTCTGCGTGGACATCCCGGGCTCATCCAAGCTGCTCTTGGAGCTCCCACTGGTCATCGGCACCATCCCCCTGCACCCTTTCGGCAGCCGCTCATCCAGCGTGGGCAGCCATGCCAGCTTCCTGATggactgggggctgggggtcCTGCCAGAGCGTCCTGAAG CCCCTCCCGAGTACTCCGAAGTGGTGCCCGACGAGGAGGTGGCAGCCATGGAGCAGAGCCTCTTGCCACTACTGCAGGACCCTGACGTGAGCATGGAAGGCCCCTTCTTTGCCTACATCCAGGAGTTCCGCTACCGCCCACCGCCCCTGTACTCCGAG GAGGATCCAAACCCACCCTCTGAGGCCAGGAGGCCCCGCTGCATGACCTGCTGA
- the ARRDC2 gene encoding arrestin domain-containing protein 2 isoform X1 produces MLVLCRDACLIPESQRVAGVEGRQPQTEAFVILLQAWARPRLLPRHWRVPFRGRDLRLAPPLPPYKCGAGAGCEESLARPSSAPACAWWARALGCSRRAAAPRVRSQGPRAASSYPRGDAVRQGTGETTTLPPGRHEFPFSFQLPPTLVTSFEGKHGSVRYCIKATLHRPWVPARRTRKVFTVIEPVDINTPALLAPQAGAREKIARSWYSNHGLVSLSAKIDRKGYTPGEVIPVFAEIDNGSTRPVLPRAAVVQTQTFMARGARKQKRTVVASLSGEPVGPGRRALWQGRALRIPPVGPSILHCRVLHVDYALKVCVDIPGSSKLLLELPLVIGTIPLHPFGSRSSSVGSHASFLMDWGLGVLPERPEAPPEYSEVVPDEEVAAMEQSLLPLLQDPDVSMEGPFFAYIQEFRYRPPPLYSEEDPNPPSEARRPRCMTC; encoded by the exons ATGCTTGTTCTGTGCCGCGACGCTTGTCTCATCCCAGAGTCCCAGAGAGTAGCAGGGGTAGAAGGCCGCCAGCCGCAAACCGAGGCTTTTGTTATTTTGCTCCAAGCCTGGGCAAGACCACGCCTCTTGCCGCGCCATTGGCGTGTTCCCTTCCGGGGGCGGGACCTGCGTctcgccccgcccctcccgccgtATAAATGCGGCGCCGGCGCAGGCTGTGAGGAGTCTTTGGCCCGACCTTCGAGTGCGCCTGCGTGCGCCTGGTGGGCTCGCGCCCTGGGCTGCAGCCGTCGAGCCGCCGCGCCGCGGGTTCGAAGCCAGGGGCCGCGCGCCGCGAGTTCGTATCCCCGCGGCGATGCTGTTCGACAAG GCACTGGAGAGACCACAACGCTGCCTCCTGGGCGTCATGAATTCCCATTCAGCTTCCAGCTGCCACC gaCGCTAGTGACTTCCTTTGAAGGCAAACACGGCAGTGTCAGATACTGCATCAAAGCCACCCTCCACCGGCCCTGGGTCCCTGCCCGTCGGACGAGGAAGGTGTTTACTGTCATTGAGCCTGTGGACATCAACACACCGGCTCTCCTG GCCCCTCAAGCCGGAGCTCGGGAAAAGATCGCCCGATCCTGGTACAGTAACCACGGCCTTGTCTCCCTCTCAGCCAAGATCGACCGCAAGGGCTACACTCCAG GTGAAGTGATCCCTGTCTTCGCTGAGATCGACAACGGCTCCACGCGCCCCGTGCTGCCTCGGGCAGCCGTGGTCCAGACCCAGACCTTCATGGCACGAGGTGCCCGCAAACAGAAGCGAACCGTGGTGGCTAGTCTCTCGGGGGAGCCTGTGGGCCCCGGGCGGCGGGCACTGTGGCAAGGCCGGGCTCTGCGGATCCCTCCTGTGGGTCCTTCCATCTTGCACTGTCGCGTGTTACACGTGGACTACGCCCTCAAG GTCTGCGTGGACATCCCGGGCTCATCCAAGCTGCTCTTGGAGCTCCCACTGGTCATCGGCACCATCCCCCTGCACCCTTTCGGCAGCCGCTCATCCAGCGTGGGCAGCCATGCCAGCTTCCTGATggactgggggctgggggtcCTGCCAGAGCGTCCTGAAG CCCCTCCCGAGTACTCCGAAGTGGTGCCCGACGAGGAGGTGGCAGCCATGGAGCAGAGCCTCTTGCCACTACTGCAGGACCCTGACGTGAGCATGGAAGGCCCCTTCTTTGCCTACATCCAGGAGTTCCGCTACCGCCCACCGCCCCTGTACTCCGAG GAGGATCCAAACCCACCCTCTGAGGCCAGGAGGCCCCGCTGCATGACCTGCTGA
- the ARRDC2 gene encoding arrestin domain-containing protein 2 isoform X2, whose protein sequence is MLFDKVKAFVVLLDGAGAGSEPVFSGGQAVAGRVLLELAGPARVSSLKLRARGRAHVHWTESRSAGSSTAYTQSYSERVEVVSHRATLLAPGTGETTTLPPGRHEFPFSFQLPPTLVTSFEGKHGSVRYCIKATLHRPWVPARRTRKVFTVIEPVDINTPALLAPQAGAREKIARSWYSNHGLVSLSAKIDRKGYTPGEVIPVFAEIDNGSTRPVLPRAAVVQTQTFMARGARKQKRTVVASLSGEPVGPGRRALWQGRALRIPPVGPSILHCRVLHVDYALKVCVDIPGSSKLLLELPLVIGTIPLHPFGSRSSSVGSHASFLMDWGLGVLPERPEAPPEYSEVVPDEEVAAMEQSLLPLLQDPDVSMEGPFFAYIQEFRYRPPPLYSEEDPNPPSEARRPRCMTC, encoded by the exons ATGCTGTTCGACAAGGTGAAGGCATTCGTGGTGCTACTGGATGGTGCTGGCGCGGGCTCTGAGCCCGTGTTCAGCGGCGGCCAGGCAGTGGCCGGCCGAGTGCTTCTGGAGCTAGCGGGCCCAGCGCGAGTGAGCTCCCTGAAGCTGCGCGCGCGGGGTCGCGCCCATGTGCACTGGACCGAGTCGCGCAGCGCGGGCTCGAGCACGGCGTACACGCAGAGCTACAGCGAGCGCGTGGAGGTTGTGAGCCACCGTGCCACGCTGCTCGCGCCAG GCACTGGAGAGACCACAACGCTGCCTCCTGGGCGTCATGAATTCCCATTCAGCTTCCAGCTGCCACC gaCGCTAGTGACTTCCTTTGAAGGCAAACACGGCAGTGTCAGATACTGCATCAAAGCCACCCTCCACCGGCCCTGGGTCCCTGCCCGTCGGACGAGGAAGGTGTTTACTGTCATTGAGCCTGTGGACATCAACACACCGGCTCTCCTG GCCCCTCAAGCCGGAGCTCGGGAAAAGATCGCCCGATCCTGGTACAGTAACCACGGCCTTGTCTCCCTCTCAGCCAAGATCGACCGCAAGGGCTACACTCCAG GTGAAGTGATCCCTGTCTTCGCTGAGATCGACAACGGCTCCACGCGCCCCGTGCTGCCTCGGGCAGCCGTGGTCCAGACCCAGACCTTCATGGCACGAGGTGCCCGCAAACAGAAGCGAACCGTGGTGGCTAGTCTCTCGGGGGAGCCTGTGGGCCCCGGGCGGCGGGCACTGTGGCAAGGCCGGGCTCTGCGGATCCCTCCTGTGGGTCCTTCCATCTTGCACTGTCGCGTGTTACACGTGGACTACGCCCTCAAG GTCTGCGTGGACATCCCGGGCTCATCCAAGCTGCTCTTGGAGCTCCCACTGGTCATCGGCACCATCCCCCTGCACCCTTTCGGCAGCCGCTCATCCAGCGTGGGCAGCCATGCCAGCTTCCTGATggactgggggctgggggtcCTGCCAGAGCGTCCTGAAG CCCCTCCCGAGTACTCCGAAGTGGTGCCCGACGAGGAGGTGGCAGCCATGGAGCAGAGCCTCTTGCCACTACTGCAGGACCCTGACGTGAGCATGGAAGGCCCCTTCTTTGCCTACATCCAGGAGTTCCGCTACCGCCCACCGCCCCTGTACTCCGAG GAGGATCCAAACCCACCCTCTGAGGCCAGGAGGCCCCGCTGCATGACCTGCTGA